The Streptomyces halobius genomic interval GGGCTGCTCATCGCTCAGTCTCGCACCAGGTCGTTCAGCGCCGTCTTGCCGCGTGTCCGCTCGTCCGCGTACTTGACGATCACCGCCGAGTAGACGGAGATGTTCGGCCGGTCGCGGTCGGCGCGGGCGCCAGCGACGACCACGGCGTTCTCCGGCACCTCCCCGTAGCACACCTCGCCGGTCGCCCGGTCCATGATCGGCGTCGAGCGGCCCAGGAAGACGCCCATGCCGATCACCGCGCCGCGCCGTACCCGGACGCCCTCGGCGATCTCGCTGCGGGCCCCGACGAAGACCTCGTCCTCGATCACGACGGGATCGTCGCCGATCGGCTCTAGTACGCCGCCCAGACCGGCACCGCCCGAGATATGGCAGCGCTCGCCGACCTGTGCGCAGGAGCCGACGGTGGCCCATGTGTCGATCATGGTCCCCGCGCCGACGTAGGCGCCGATGTTCACGAACGACGGCATGAGTACGGCACCCGGCGCGACATGGGC includes:
- a CDS encoding 2,3,4,5-tetrahydropyridine-2,6-dicarboxylate N-succinyltransferase; this encodes MSSANIRTPIEDAFKRRSDLTEAELLALTPHIESGLAALDRGELRAASPVDGSWVVDTFVKKLILLSFLTHRNTVVKGGPGQPRTFDKVPLKFEDWDESDFQKSRVRVVPGAVVRHGAHVAPGAVLMPSFVNIGAYVGAGTMIDTWATVGSCAQVGERCHISGGAGLGGVLEPIGDDPVVIEDEVFVGARSEIAEGVRVRRGAVIGMGVFLGRSTPIMDRATGEVCYGEVPENAVVVAGARADRDRPNISVYSAVIVKYADERTRGKTALNDLVRD